CGCGACATGAACAGTCTGATGACGGCGGCCGATGCCGCGCTCTATCAGGCGAAGTCGCGCGGCAAGTCGCTCTGCATCATCGCCGCCCAACGCCCCGCGATCGACGGTGGCCCGTCAGGTGGGGCGCTCCGCCTCCATTGATGATTGATGTCCATCGCCTGTTCCGCCGGGCTTGACCCGCCGGCCCGCTCGGGCTTGCCTGAAGCGCGCAACAGCCGGGATCGCAGCGTGACGGATATCGGGCGGCTCGTCCGCGACATTGCCGACGAGATGCGCGACGCCGGCGAGCGCGGCGAGGTCGCGACCTATATCCCGCCGCTCGCCCGCATCGATCCCCACCAGTTCGGGCTCTGCGTCGTCACCGCGGATGGCGAGGTTCACGCTGCCGGCGACAGCGACGAGCCCTTCTCGATCCAGAGCGTCTCCAAGGTCTTCGCGCTGACCCAGGCGCTCGGCAAGGTCGGCGATACGCTCTGGCGTCGCGTCGGGCGCGAGCCCTCCGGCACGCCGTTCAATTCGATCGTCCAGCTCGAGCGCGAGCAGGGCGTGCCGCGCAACCCCTTCATCAACGCCGGTGCGCTGGTCGTCGCCGACGTCAATCTCGCTGGCCATGAGCCGCGCGTCGCCATCGGCGAATTGCTGCGCTTCGTCCGCTATCTCGCCGACGACGACGCGGTCATCATCGACGAGGCCGTGGCGCGGGCCGAGCAGGCCACCGGCTTCCGCAACATCGCGCTCGCCAACTACATGAAGGCCTTCGGCAACATCACCCATCCGCCGGAGCTGACGCTCGGCGTCTATTTCCACCAATGTGCCATCGCCATGAGCTGCCGCCAGCTCGCCATGGCCGGGCGTTTCCTGATGCATGGCGGGCTCTACGAGCCGGGCGGCTCGCGCGTGGTATCGGCCCAGCGCGCGCGCCGCATCAACGCGTTGATGCTGACCTGCGGCCATTACGACGCCTCGGGCGATTTCGCCTTCCGCGTCGGCCTGCCCGGCAAGTCCGGCGTTGGCGGCGGCATTCTCGCCATCGCGCCGGGCAAGGCCGCGATCGCGGTCTGGTCGCCCGGCCTCAACGCCAACGGCAATTCCCTGCTCGGCACGCTGGCGCTGGAACGTCTTGCGGACGCCACCGGCTGGTCGGTCTTCGCCCGGTAGAGGGAAGGCTCGTCATGCTCGGGCTTGACCCGAGCATCTCGGGACGCGGAGGCTCGGGAGCCTTTTCTTGAGGGAGATTCTCGGGTCTGCGCTTCGCTTCGCCCGAGAATGACGGCGTGCTTTCCCCTCAGCTCCGCAATCCCGGCGCTTCCTGCCCGGTGCGGGCGACGTATTCCGTGTATCCGCCGCCATAGGCGTGGACGCCTTCCGGCGTCAGTTCCAGAAGACGGTTCGACAGCGCGGCCAGGAAATGGCGGTCGTGCGAGACGAACAGCATCGTGCCCTCATATTGCGAGAGCGCGGTGATCAGCATCTCCTTGGTCGCGATGTCCAGATGGTTGGTCGGCTCGTCCAGCACGAGGAAGTTCGGCGGGTCGTAGAGCATCATCGCCATGACCAGGCGCGCCTTCTCGCCGCCGGAGAGCACGCGGCAGCGCTTCTCGACATCGTCACCGGAGAAGCCGAAGCAGCCTGCCAGCGACCTGAGCGAGCCTTGGCCCGCCTGCGGGAAGCGGTCCTCCAGCGCCTCGAACACCGTGCGCTCGCCGTTGAGCACCTCCATGGCATGCTGGGCGAAATAGCCGAGCTTCACGCTGGCCCCGATGTTGACGATGCCGGTATCGGGCTCGGCCGTGCCGGTGACGAGCTTCAGCAGCGTCGACTTGCCGGCGCCGTTGACGCCGAGCACGCACCAGCGCTCCTTGCGCTGGATCTGGAAGTTCAGCCCGTCATAGATGCTCCGGCTGCCATAGGCCTTGTGCACGTTCTTGAGGCTGACGACGTCGTCGCCTGAGCGCGGTGCGGGCTGGAATTCGAAGGCGACGGTCTGGCGCCGCCGCGGCGGCTCGACACGCTCGATCTTGTCCAGCTTCTTGACGCGGCTCTGCACCTGCGCGGCATGGGAGGCGCGCGCCTTGAAGCGCTCGATGAAGGCGATCTCCTTGGCGAGCATCGCCTGCTGGCGCTCGAACTGCGCCTGCATCTGCTTCTCGGCCAGCGCCCGCTGCTGCTGGTAGAACTCGTAATCGCCCGAGTAGCTGGTCAGCGCGCCGCCATCGATCTCGACGATCTTGCCGACGATGCGGTTCATGAACTCGCGGTCATGCGAGGTCATCAGCAAGGCGCCGTCATAGCCCTTGAGAAAGGATTCCAGCCAGATCAGGCTTTCGAGGTCGAGATGGTTCGAAGGCTCGTCGAGCAGCATCGCGTCGGGCCGCATCAGCAGGATGCGGGCGAGCGCGACGCGCATCTTCCAGCCGCCGGAGAGCGCGCCGACATCGCCCTCCATAATCTCCTCGCTGAAGCCCAGCCCCGCCAGAACCTCGCGCGCCCGGCCGTCAAGCGCATAGCCGTCGAGTTCCTCGAACCGGCCCTGCACCTCGCCATAGCGGGTGATGATCTCCTCCATCTCGTCGGCCCGGTCGGGATCGACCATCGCCGCTTCGAGCTCGGCGAGCTCGGCCGCGACCGTGCTGACCGGGCCGGCGCCGTCCATCACCTCGGCGACCGCGCTGCGGCCGGCCATCTCGCCGACATCCTGGCTGAAATAGCCGATGGTGGTGCCGCGATCGATCGAGACCACCCCTTCGTCGGGCGCCTCCTCGCCGGTGATCATCCGGAAGAGCGTGGTCTTGCCGGCGCCGTTGGGGCCGACCAGCCCGACCTTCTCGCCCTTCAGAAGCCCTGCCGAGGCTTCGATGAAGACGATCTGCTTTCCGTTCTGCTTGCTAATGTTCTCGAGGCGAATCATGGAGTTGGGAAACCTTGAAGCGTGTGCCGGCCGCCCTTCTCGCAATGACGGGATGGCGATCTGATCTGTCTGGAAAGCGCTCTACGCGATCACGGAGAATGGGGAAAGGCGGCGCGAGGCCGCGATCAGACTGAAATGGCAGCGCTACGAGCACCCGCCGCGCTCAGGAGATCGGCGGGCGCAAGCGCGATCTGCAGGCCACGCTGTCCGCCATTGACGTAGACCAGCGTCTCGCCCGAGGCGGCTTCGTCCACGATCGTCGGCAGCTTGCGCTTCTGGCCGAAGGGGCTGACCCCGCCGACCTTGTAGCCGGTCAGGCGCTCGGCATCCGGCACCGGCATCATCGCCGCCGCCTTGCCGCCGAAAGCCGCCGCGACCTTCTTCATGCTGGCCTCGCGGTCGGAAGCGAGCACGATGCAGACCGGCTTGCCGTCGACCTGCGCGATCAGCGTCTTGAGCACGCGCTGCGGCGGCTCGCCCAGCGCCTCCGCCGCCTGCAGCCCCACGCGTTCCGCGTTGGGATCGTAGGCATAGCTGCGCAGTTCGAACGCGATGCCGAGTTGCTTCAGCGCCAATGTGGCGGGTGTCGTCTGGGCCATGATCTCGCGGCTATCGGGGCTTCCGGCAAAACCGGCACGGCGGTCGTCGCCGTCGCCATGGGA
Above is a genomic segment from Bosea sp. NBC_00550 containing:
- a CDS encoding glutaminase, yielding MTDIGRLVRDIADEMRDAGERGEVATYIPPLARIDPHQFGLCVVTADGEVHAAGDSDEPFSIQSVSKVFALTQALGKVGDTLWRRVGREPSGTPFNSIVQLEREQGVPRNPFINAGALVVADVNLAGHEPRVAIGELLRFVRYLADDDAVIIDEAVARAEQATGFRNIALANYMKAFGNITHPPELTLGVYFHQCAIAMSCRQLAMAGRFLMHGGLYEPGGSRVVSAQRARRINALMLTCGHYDASGDFAFRVGLPGKSGVGGGILAIAPGKAAIAVWSPGLNANGNSLLGTLALERLADATGWSVFAR
- a CDS encoding ABC-F family ATP-binding cassette domain-containing protein, giving the protein MIRLENISKQNGKQIVFIEASAGLLKGEKVGLVGPNGAGKTTLFRMITGEEAPDEGVVSIDRGTTIGYFSQDVGEMAGRSAVAEVMDGAGPVSTVAAELAELEAAMVDPDRADEMEEIITRYGEVQGRFEELDGYALDGRAREVLAGLGFSEEIMEGDVGALSGGWKMRVALARILLMRPDAMLLDEPSNHLDLESLIWLESFLKGYDGALLMTSHDREFMNRIVGKIVEIDGGALTSYSGDYEFYQQQRALAEKQMQAQFERQQAMLAKEIAFIERFKARASHAAQVQSRVKKLDKIERVEPPRRRQTVAFEFQPAPRSGDDVVSLKNVHKAYGSRSIYDGLNFQIQRKERWCVLGVNGAGKSTLLKLVTGTAEPDTGIVNIGASVKLGYFAQHAMEVLNGERTVFEALEDRFPQAGQGSLRSLAGCFGFSGDDVEKRCRVLSGGEKARLVMAMMLYDPPNFLVLDEPTNHLDIATKEMLITALSQYEGTMLFVSHDRHFLAALSNRLLELTPEGVHAYGGGYTEYVARTGQEAPGLRS
- the ybaK gene encoding Cys-tRNA(Pro) deacylase; translation: MAQTTPATLALKQLGIAFELRSYAYDPNAERVGLQAAEALGEPPQRVLKTLIAQVDGKPVCIVLASDREASMKKVAAAFGGKAAAMMPVPDAERLTGYKVGGVSPFGQKRKLPTIVDEAASGETLVYVNGGQRGLQIALAPADLLSAAGARSAAISV